The Procambarus clarkii isolate CNS0578487 chromosome 37, FALCON_Pclarkii_2.0, whole genome shotgun sequence nucleotide sequence cacccagcctcactcctggcactcagactcactcctggcacccagcctctctcctggcacccagcctctctcctggcaccccctctctcctggcacccagcctcactccttgcACCTAGCCTCACCCcgagcacccagcctcactcctggcacccagcctcactcatatcacccagcctcactcctggcacacccccactcctggcacccagcctcactcatatcacccagcctcactcctggcacccagcctcactcctggcacccggcCTCatgcctggcacccagcctcacgcctggcacccagcctcacgcctggcacccagccttacgcatggcacccagcctcacgcctggcacccagcctcactcctggcacccagcctcactcctggcacacagcctctctcctggcacccagcctctctcctggcacccagcctctctcctggcacccagcctcactccttgcACCTGGCCTCACCCctagcacccagcctcactcctggcacccagcctcactcatatcacccagcctcactcctggcacccagcctcactcctagcacccagcctcacgcctggctcccagcctcacgcctggcacctaTCCTCtctcctcgcacccagcctcactcctggcacccagcctctctcctggcacctagcctctctcctggcacctagcctctctcctggcacccagcctcactcctggcacccagcctctctcctgccacccagcctcactcctcgcacccagcctcactcctggcacccaggaTCACTTTTGTCACCCAGCCTCACGCATGGCACTTAgcaacactcctggcacccagcctcactcctggtacccagcctcactcctggcacctagCTTCtctcctcgcacccagcctcacgcctggcacccagcctctctcctggcacccagcctcactcctagcacccagcctcactcctagcACCTAGCCTCTCTCCTCGCACCCAacctcacgcctggcacccagcctcactcctatcACCCAGCCTCACGACTGGCACCCAGCCTTACGCTTCGCACCCAGCttcacgcctggcacccagcatcactcctggcacccagcctcacgcctggcacccagcctcacgccttgcACCCAGCttcacgcctggcacccagcatcacgcctggcacccagcttcacgcctggcacccagcatcacgcctggcacccagcctcactctggcACCCAgctcacgcctggcacccagcctcacgcctgcaCCCAgcatcactcctggcacccagcctcacgccttgcacccagcctcacgcctcgcacccagcctcacgccttgcACCCAGCttcacgcctggcacccagcatcacgcatggcacccagcctcacgcctggcacccagcatcactcctggcacccagcctcacgactggcacccagcctcacgccacgcacccagcctcacgccttgcACGCAgcatcactcctggcacccagcatcacgcctggcacccagcatcactcctggcacccagcctcactcctggcacccagcctcacgcctggcacccagcctcatgcCTGGCACCCAGCatcacgcctggcacccagcctcacgcctggcacccagcctcacgcctggcacccagcctcacgcctggctcccagcctcacgcctggcacccagcatcacgcctggcacccagcctcacgccttgcacccagcctcacgcctcgcacccagcctcacacctggcacccagcctcacgcctcgcacccagcctcacgcctcgcacccagcgtcacgcctggcacccagcctcacttctggcacccagcctcactcctggcacccagcctcactcctgggacccagcctcactcctggcacccagcctcactcctggcacccagcctcacgcctggcacccagcctcactcctggcacacagcctcactcctggcaccgagcctcactcctggcacctagcctcacgcctggcacccaaCCTCACGCCTggaacccagcctcacgcctggcacccagccattttcctggcacccagcctcactcctggcacccagcctcacacctggCACCCAGCATCACGCCTGGCACCTAGCctctctcctggcacccagcctcactcctggcacctacCCTCatccctggcacccagcctctctcctggcacccagcctcaatcctagcacccagcctcactcctggcacccagcctcacgcctggcacccagcctcactcctggcacccagcctcactcctcgcacccagcttcactcctggcacccagcctcgcgcctggtaacctgcctcactcctggcacctagcctcacgcctcgcacccagcctcactcctatcacccagcctcactcctatcacccagcctctctcctggcacccagcctcactcctggcacccagcctcactcctggcacccagctaCACTCCTGGcaaccagcctcactcctggcacccagcctcacgcctggtacccagcctcactcctggcacccagcctctctcctggcacccagcctcactcctggcacccagcctcactcctggcacccagcctcacgcctggcacccagcctcactcctggcatccagcctcactcctggcacccagtctcacgcctggcacccagcctcactcctggcaaccAGCTTCACACCTGGCACCCAGCATCACGCCTGGCACCTAGCctctctcctggcacccagcctcactcctggcacctagcctcacccctggcacccagcctcacttctggcacccagcctcacttctggcacccagcctctctcctggcacccagcctcaatcctagcacccagcctcactcctggcacccagcctcacgccaggcacccagcctcactcctggcacccagcctcactcctggcacccagcctcatgcctggcacccagcctcactccaggcaaccagcctcactcctggctcgCAGCCTCACGCCTggtacccagcctcacgcctggtacccagcctcactcctggcacccagcctctctcctggcacccagccttattcctggcacccagcctcacgcctggtacccagcctcactcctggcacccagcctctctcctggcacccagcctcactcatgGAAccaagcctcactcctggcacccagccacacgcctggcacccagcctcactcataTCACCCAGCCTCTCGCCTGGCACCTAGCCTCACGCcttgcacccagcctcacgcctgacacccagcctcacgcctcgcacccagcctcacgcctggcacccagccttacgcatggcacccagcctcacgcctggcacccagcctcactcctggcacccagcctcactcctggcacccagcctctctcctggcacccagcctcactcctggcacccagcctcacgcctggcacccagccttatgcatggcacccagcctcacgcctggcacccagcctcactcctggcacccagcctctctcctggcacccagcctcactaatggcacccagcctcacgcctggcacccagccttaTGCATGGCACCCAtcctcacgcctggcacccagcctctctcctggcacctagcctctctcctggcacccagcctctctcctggcacccagcctcactcctggcacccagactcacgcctggcacccagcctcacgcctggcacccagcctcactcctggcacccagcctcactcctggcacctagtctcacgcctggcacccagcctcactcctggcaaccAGCTTCACACCTGGCACCCAGCATCACGCCTGGCACCTAGCctctctcctggcacccagcctcactcctggcacctagcctcacccctggcacccagcctcacttctggcacccagcctcaattctggcacccagcctctctcctggcacccagcctcaatcctagcacccagcctcactcctggcacccagcctcacgccaggcacccagcctcactcctggcacccagcctcactcctggcacccagcctcacgcctggcacccagcctcactccaggcaaccagcctcactcctggctcgCAGCCTCACGCCTggtacccagcctcacgcctggtacccagcctcactcctggcacccagcctctctcctggcacccagcctcactcctggcacccagcctcacgcctggtacccagcctcactcctggcacccagcctctctcctggcacccagcctcactcctggcacccagcctcactcctggcacccagccacacgcctggcacccagcctcactcataTCACCCAGCCTCTCGCCTGGCACCTAGCCTCACGCCTTGCACCCAGCCTCTCGCCtgacacccagcctcacgcctcgcacccagcctcacgcctggcacccagccttacgcatggcacccagcctcacgcctggcacccagcctcactcctggcacccagcctcactcctggcacccagcctctctcctggcacccagcctcactcctggcacccagcctcacgcctggcacccagccttatgcatggcacccagcctcactcctggcacccagcctcactcctggcacccagcctctctcctggcacccagcctcactaatggcacccagcctcacgcctggcacccagccttaTGCATTGGACCCAtcctcacgcctggcacccagcctctctcctggcacccagcctctctCCTGGCAGACAGCctctctcctggcacccagcctcactcctggcacccagcctcacgcctggcacccagcctctctcctggcacccagcctctctcctggcacccagcctctctcctggcacccagcctcactcctggcacccagcgtCACGCCTGGTACCCAGCCTCTCTCCTGGCACCTAGCCTCACCCctagcacccagcctcactcctggcacccagcctcactcatatcacccagcctcactcctggcacccagcctcactcctggcactcagCCTCACTCATATCACCCAGCCTCACTCATATCACCCACCCTCTCGTCtgacacccagcctcactcctggcacccagcctcactcctggcacccagcctcactcctggcacccagcctcactcctggcacctagCCTCACTCCTTGCACCCAGTATCACGCCTggtacccagcctcacgcctggcacccagcctcactcctggcacctagcctcactcctggcacccagtaTCACGCCTggtacccagcctcacgcctagcACCCAGCCTGACTCCTGTCACCGCATCGTCACTCCTCGCaatcagcctcactcctggcacccagcctcactccgggctcctagcctcactcctggcacccagcctcactcctcgcacCGATCTTCACGCATGGCACCTAGCATCACTCCTAGCCCCCAGCCTCACGCATGGCACCTAGCATCAtttctggcacccagcctcactcctggcactcagcctctctcctggcacccagcTTCTCTCCTGACACCCAGCCTttttcctggcacccagcctcactcctggcacccagcccttctcctggcacccagcctcacgcctggcacccagcctcactcctggcacccagcctctccCCTGACACCCAGTCTttttcctggcacccagcctcactcctggcacccagcctttcTCCTggaacccagcctcacgcctggcacccagcctcacgctcgcacccagcctcactcctggcacccagcctcactcctggcacccagccttctcctggcacccagcctcacgcctggcacccagcctcactcctggcacccagcctcctcCTGCACCCAGccttcctggcacccagcctcactcctggcacccagcctctcctggcccagctcacgcctggcacccagcctcacgctcgcacccagcctcactcctgcacccagcctcactcctggcacccagcctcactcctggcacctgcctcactcctggcacacagtctcacgcctggcacccagcctccctcctggcacccagcctcacgcctcgcacccagcctcactcctggcacacaacctcactcctggcacccagcctctctCCTGACACCCAGCCAttttcctggcacccagcctcactcctggcacccagcctcactcctgacacccagcctcactcctggcacccagcctcactcctggcacacaacctcactcctggcacccagcctcactccaggcacccagcctcactcctggcacacaAACCTcattcctggcacccagcctcactcctggcacccagctcactcctgacacccagcttcactcctggcacccagcctcactcctggcacccagccacactcctggcatccagcctcactcctggcacacaacctcactcctggcacctagCCTCACTCctagcacccagcctcactcctggcacctagCCTCtctcctcgcacccagcctcacgcatgGCACCCAGGTTCGTGCCTGGCACCCAACCTCACTCCTGGTACACAACCTCATTCTTGGCACCCAGCctctctcctggcacccagcctcactcctagcacccagcctcactcctggtacCTAGCCTCTCTCCTCGCACCTAGCCTCACACCTGgctcccagcctcactcctggcacccagcctcactcctggcacccagcctcacgcttggcacccagcctcacgcctggcacctaGCCTCAAGCCTTGCCCCTAGCCTCAAtcttggcacccagcctcacgcctggcacctaGCCTCACTCTTATCACCCAGCCTCACGACTGGCACCCAGCCTTACGCTTCACACCCAGCttcacgcctggcacccagcatcactcctggcacccagcacccagcctcacgcctggcacccagcctcacgccttgcACCCAGCttcacgcctggcacccagcatcacgcctggcacccagcctcactcctggcaccctgcCTCacgctggcacccagcctcacgccttgcacccagcctcacgcctggcacccagcctcacgcctcgcacccagcctcacgcctcgcacccagcgtcacgcctggcacccagcctcacgcctcgcacccagcgtcacgcctggcacccagcctcacgcctcgcacccagcatcacgcctcgcacccagcgtgacgcctggcacccagcctcactcctggcacccagcctcacacctggcacccagcctcacgcctggcacccagcctcacgcctggctCCCAGCCTCCCGCCtgacacccagcctcacgcctcgcacccagcgtcacgcctggcacccagcctcacgcctcgcacccagcctcacgcctggctCCCAGCCTcccgcctggcacccagcctcacgcctggcacccagcgtcacgcctggcacccagcctcacgcctcgcacccagcctcacgcctggctCCCAGCCTcccgcctggcacccagcctcacgcctggcacccagcctcacgactGGCACCCAGCTTCACGCCTGGCTcccagcctcacgccaggcaCCCAGCatcacgcctggcacccagcctcacgccttgcacccagcctcacgcctcgcacccagcctcacacctggcacccagcctcacgcctcgcacccagcctcacgcctcgcacccagcgtcACGCCTGGCAcctagcctcactcctggcacccagcctcactcatggcacccagcctcactcctggcacccagcctcacgcctgg carries:
- the LOC138371900 gene encoding soluble scavenger receptor cysteine-rich domain-containing protein SSC5D-like — encoded protein: MAPSLTSRTQSHYWHPASLLAPSFTPGPQPHFWHQPHAWHPVSLLALSLTPGTLPQSWHPASPLAPSLTPGAQPHAWHQPHSCTEPHAWHPSLTPGTSLTPGTSLTKMAPSLTLAPSLTPGTPASRLAPSLTPGIPASRLAPSHLASLLAPNLTPGTQPHSYHPASRLAPSLTLRTQLHAWHPASLLAPSLTPGTQPHALHPASRLAPSITPGTQLHAWHPASRLAPSLTLAPSSRLAPSLTPAPSITPGTQPHALHPASRLAPSLTPCTQLHAWHPASRMAPSLTPGTQHHSWHPASRLAPSLTPRTQPHALHAASLLAPSITPGTQHHSWHPASLLAPSLTPGTQPHAWHPASRLAPSLTPGTQPHACLTPGTQPHAWHPASRLAPSLPPDTQPHASHPASRLAPSLTPRTQPHAWLPASRLAPSLTPGTQRHAWHPASRLAPSLTPGSQPPAWHPASRLAPSLTTGTQLHAWLPASRQAPSITPGTQPHALHPASRLAPSLTPGTQPHASHPASRLAPSVTPGT